A single window of Ornithorhynchus anatinus isolate Pmale09 chromosome 3, mOrnAna1.pri.v4, whole genome shotgun sequence DNA harbors:
- the LOC114809960 gene encoding secretoglobin family 2A member 2-like: protein MKLVIVLVLVTLPLCCYAGSGCSELQNMLTLAINGTKDELFNAGEKYITTDSMRIAISKAKDCFLQQPAQNLDLTLDLMNLIYNSQKCSAY from the exons ATGAAGCTGGTAATCGTCCTTGTTCTGGTTACCCTTCCTCTCTGCTGCTATGCGG GTTCTGGATGCTCAGAGCTTCAAAATATGCTAACTCTGGCAATCAATGGAACCAAGGATGAACTATTTAACGCAGGGGAAAAATACATTACTACTGACTCGATGAGAATTGCTATTTCTAAAGCAAAGGACTGCTTTTTACAACAACCAGCACAAAACTTGGACCTCACTCTAGATTTAATG AATCTCATCTACAACAGTCAGAAATGTTCCGCTTATTAA